TAAGAATTGTAACTGGGCCTTGCTGGTGGCTTATGGGGCCGCACAAGATGATAGTAAGCCTGAATTTATAGCAGAGTTATCTTCTATGTGTCATAGGATTGTTATTCCTTACATAGTGGGAGGAGATTTTAATATTTTGCGTCATAGTGGGGAGAAAAATAAGAAAACCCCATTGTCCCATTTTTCTGATGTCTTCAACTCTGTGATTCATTTACTGGGGTTGAGAGAAATTATCATGTCAGGAGGCCTTTACACATGGTCGAACAAACAAGAGCACCCTACTTTGGAAAAGTTGGATAGGGTATTAATGTCCTCGGATTGGGAGGATCTTTTTCCTTTGGTCTCAGTTCATAAAATGGTCAAAGAGATATCTGATCACAATCCCTTGCTTTTAGATGGGGGGATTGCTTCCTCTAGAACTCCTGGAAATAGATGCTTTAAGTTTGACAATGCCTGGTTGAACAACCCAGAATTTCTTCCTCTGGTGGCTGAAATATGGTCCCAACCTATTTACACTAATGATCCCATTGATGTATTAAACATCAAGCTAAAGAGAGTTAAGAAATTTTTCAATGGTTGGGGGTCCAATATATTTGGTCAGAATAAGATCAGGAAAAATCTTATTAAACTCGAGCTACAAGAGCTAGAAAAACTTGAGGAAGAGAATGACCTTTGTGGGGAGGCCTACACTAGGAAGTTGAACATACTAGTAGAGCTTAACAATATGTATGTTGAAGAAGAGACCCATTGGCATCCGTTTTCTAATGGGAGATGGCTCCTGAAAGGTGATAATAACACAGACTTTTTTCATAAAGTGGCCAATGGGCGACGTAGAAAACATTCTATGATCTCGTTGGAATGTGGAGGGGTGATTGTAGAAGGGACTAATAATCTACTGTCCCATGCTACTGCATATTATAGAGACCTATTTGGACCGGCTCCTGGTAATATTTGTAAGAGTGATGCTTCCATTTGGGCCCAGGATGATAATATCACACCTGAAGATAATGAGTATCTGACACGTCCCTTTTCTCTTGAGGAAATAAAAACTGCGTTGTTTGAGATGAAACCTAACCGCGCTCCTGGACCGGACAACATACCGGTGGAGTTCTATCAACATTGTTGGGATGTTGTGAGCCCTGATTTGTTCAATCTTTTTGAATGGTTTTACAAGGGCAACTTGGATGTTCAACGCTTGAATTATGGGATCATCACGCTGCTGCCTAAATCAGCTGATGCTAAAACTATCCAACAATATAGACCCATTTGTTTGCTGCGGTGTCCCTATAAACTGATCACTAAAGCTATGGATCTTAGGGCCGCGAAGTTTGCTAATAAACTGTTTAGTATTCAACAGAATGCATTTATTAAGGGGAGACATATTATGGACGGAATACTATCCTTACATGAGGTGATGCACTATACTCATGTGAAAAAAGAAGTGGGAGTGATCTTTAAGATCGATTTTGAGAAGGCATACGACAAAGTGAATTGGGAATTCCTACTTGATTGTCATGTTAAGCGTGGTTTTAATGCAAAGTGGTGTGGATGGGTGTCGCAAATCCTAAGGAATGGCACGGTAAGTGTCAAGATTAATGACGAGACAGGACCTTATATCCAGAGTGCTAAGGGGGTGCGACAAGGTGACCCACACTCTCCGTTCCTGTTCAATCTTGCAGCAGACTGCTTGACTAGAATGGTTCTTACAGCCCAGAAAAATAATCTCATCAAAGGGCTGGCTTCTGGATTGATCGAGGAAGGGGTGGGCATCCTACAATACGCTGACGATACTGTCTTGTGTTTTGAACATGATATTGAAAAAGCCATCAATATTAAGCTGGTGCTTTATCTCTTTGAGCTTATGTCGGGGTTGAAAATCAACTATGATAAAAGTGAAATATTTGTTATCGGAGGAGATAATGAAACGGACAGGATCTATGCAGAGATGTTTGGCTGTCGAGTGGGTACCTTACCCATGAGATACTTGGGGATGCCAGTTACTTATTCCGCTCTCAAAAATATTGAGCTGGACTTCCTGGATGGTAAATTGATCAAAAAACTGGATGCGTGGGTAGCATGCAGCTTCTTCGGGAGCTAGGCTTACTCTGTTGGGGTCTAGTTTGGATGGTATTCCATCGTATCTAATGTCCATGTTGCTTTTCAACAAAACCTTTGTTGAAAAAATTAATAAACACCGCAGACGTTTCTTTTggaggaagaagaataagaagcgAGCTTATCATATGGTCAAATGGACTAGGATCTGTTGATCTAAAAGAATTGGTGGCCTGGGTTTGAAGGATATTCACAGGTAGAATATTAGTCTCCTGGTGAAATGGTGGTGGAAGTTAGAAACTGGTGATGGGTTATGGCAACGTATTGTTCGAGCGAAGTATTTCAGAAATAAAACCGTTGCGAATATTCGCGGTCGTTTCTTTGATTCCCCTTGCTGGAAAGCTATCATGAAGGTCAAAGAGGTTTATATGGCTGGGAGGAAAGTCAACATTAATAAAGGGGATTTGGCTAGGCTTTGGCATGACCCGTGGATTGATAACTACATATTGAAGGACCAGTTCCCTGTCCTGTACGATATCTGTCAAAATCAAGAGTGCACCATTGCTTCCTTTGTGGCCAATAACTATAAGCTAGATTTTAGACGTAGGCTGTTTGGTGATTTAGAGGAACAATGGTCCTGGGTGGTGTGCGAGGCTAAGAAGAAGATTATGAACGATAACCCTGATACTATCTCCTGGTCTATGAATAGTAGGGGCAAATTTACTACTAAATCGGTCTATGAGTGGCTAGAAAGAGATTTATCTGGACCCAGCTATAAAATGATTTGGAAAGCTACGATCCCCTTGAAAATAAAGATTTTTCTATGGCAATTGTTTCAAAATGCTGTGCCTACGCGCGATAACATGCGGCGCAGAAATTGGCCTGGAAACCCTATGTGTTCCTTCTGCACAAATGTGGAAACTGCTAATCACCTCTTTTTTACTTGTCCTCTCGCCCGTACGGTTTGGGGCACACTGGGGTTAACAGCAGGAGTCTCTTGTGCCCCCGGATCTATTTGGCAAAGCTTAGCTTGGCTATATAAATTCTTTCCAAACGGAAAAAGATTTTATATGATAATTGTTGCAGCCGTGTGCTGGGGGGTGTGGTGTCTTCGTAACAAAACTACTTTTGACAATTATAATGCTCTTACTCCTTTGGAGGCTGTCTTCACCGCCTGTTCTTTTATGTTATATTGGGCAGGGTTGCTGAAGGATGATGACAAGACAAGATTTCAGGCTGGTGTGAAGAGACTTGCTCAGGTGGCGGCTACCCTGGCAGACAGACCATATACGCATGGCAGGCGGCTCTTGGGAGATGGGGATGGCATTCAGATTGGCTAGTCTGTTCAGTGCTCGCTGTGGTTTAAGTCTTATATCCACTGGGGTCTGATGCCCGTTGGATCGATCTTTTGGTGTTGTTGGTTCTGTTCGCTGGAGTTTTATCCTCTAGTTTGTTTCATCTGTGTCGTGTAGTGATTATAGTGTCGTCAGGTTTTCGCCCCATAGCTGATAGTCCGTTTCAGGGTTGTCATGCAGTGGGTTTCCTGGCGATGCACCAACTCGCTACACCCTTTTCAGTCTCCTTTGCTCAATAGTTGTTCTATTTTGGCTGATGCCTAGCTAGTGATCTTCGAACAATGATACCTGACTGATGTATTTCCGTTGGTTGCAAAATTAATGGAAAGGGGTGTGTGCCCGGTTGGAAAAAGTAAATCAGTTCGCTAAATCCAGCTGGTTCATTGAacaaatctctctctctctctcactctctctctctctctctctctctctctctctctctcttcgtacgTACTTGTTGAGGAAAACAAACAATGAGTGCTAGGCTGGCTCCCCTCGCTACTGCAATGCTCTGTGCTGTGGTAGCCGCGCTGCTGCTCCTGCCGGCGCCGCCGTCGTTGGGCGCCGAGGAGGAAGCAGCTACAAGCCGGAGTAACTGCACCACCCACTGCGGCAACATCAGCATCCCATACCCGTTCGGGGTGGAGCCCGGCTGCTACCACGACAGCGGCTTCAACCTCACCCGCAACCAGTCCTACAGCCCGCCCCAGCTCTTCCTCGGCGACGGCACCGTTCAGGTGCTCGACATCGATCTGCCCAACGGCACGGTACGTATCAACAGCAAGCCATTGGAAATCCCCTATGGCGACAATGGAAAAGTAAGCCGCCGCACATGGCGCGCCGGCGGCCTGGGATACGCTGCCGACGGGCCATACTTTGTAGCGGGAGCAGGGCGGAACAACTTAGTAGCACTCGGGTGCAACTTCCAAGTCGTCCTCTTGGGAGAGAACAACAACCTTGTCAGCTCTTGCTCTCCTTTCTGCCCGGGCACAGGTTACAAGGATACAGATACCTGCTCCGGCATCACCTGCTGCCAGGCAACCATACTGGAGGGTCGCGCTTCCTACGGACTCCTCGTTCAACGGGTTGGTTTCGGTTATTATAGATCCTGGCTCAATGTGTTAATTATGGAATCGGACTATTTGCTTAACGTGACGGACTATTCTTATGACCAGTACACAGTCCCTAGCATGGCTGGGCGATCAACAGCTCCGTATGTCATACCAATGGGTTGTCACCTGCCTGCCGCAGTAATCACAGCTTCTGTCTTAACTACACCACAGATTTTGATCAAGGTCTTGTTTATGGTTATGAGGATCAACGGCATAACTGCAGGTGTGCTGGTGGTTACCAAGGCAATCCATACATCTCCCATGGCTGCTATGGTAATTGTAATACACTGCTCaaatatttctttttcttttttttttatcTAGATGCTCAAAGTAATTTACTCCCTCTgtactcttatatttctttaggAGGCAATACTTTTATGCAGCCAGCGCACCTAGCTAAGTAGAGTGTTTTCCGAGTAACCATATCATCATGAACCTCAAGGATGGAGATGCTAACACAAATTTTTTCTCCTAGCTATGTAGCCACCACACCTAGCCAAAGTTGAACCTCAAAATAGATAAGCGCCTTATAAATTAAGATGGAATTAGTTCAATATACATATACATACGGGATTTGCTATCTCTCGGTCACTTAAAAAAACATTAATAGACAAGTTTTTTCGTTCACAGTAATACAAATCATCAAAATTGGTGTAGCTACAAGATCTACAAGCTCACTCCACCAAGAGCTATCTGATCTGAACCTTGAGAGCCTCCACCATGCAGTATGTAGTAGCCGGTGTTGACGTATAAATGTATTGCCTAGTCTCTTCCATCATATCGATTTTTTGGTTAcattggctagagcatgcacttctacatgGTATTGGAGCCTATAGGTCTTGAATTCAAGACCCGGTTGGCTGCAATTAAATTGCAGCACACTTTCGGTCCATGTTTTAGTTTCTTCCATCAGATCCGTCTTTTGCttgcattggctagagcatgcacttctatAGGTAGAGCTTGCATTTTAAGTGGACTTATCCATGCCACAATTATTAGTTTAGTTATGACATGGTTAACTTTATATTAACTTCATTCTTTAGTACAGAAATATATCACTTGTTTTTTAAACTATATATGGAATCAATTTATAATCTTTACCATATTTGGAAATCAAATAATTGGAAATCAGATCTTCAATTCCACGACAGCTTGCGCGGCATTGACCAGTAaatagttgtttcttagccgaCCGACTTGTGTGTTTATATACATTTTCTACTCATTGACTACATGAACCTACATCGGTATAACTAATTTTGGTTTTTTCTATGTTGTGGTACATCCAGATATCAACGAATGTGATTATCCAAACATCTATCCATGTTACGGCAATTGCAGAAACACACACGGAGGATATGATTGCCAGTGCCCTCCTGGCTTCATGGGCGATGTTTTTACACCAAATGGATGTGAAGGTACAGCTCAACTTAATTGATTGCTTTATGCTTATTTGTTCACTACGATGTTATATAGGGACCAGCCGAATATTTTTGTAGTTCTACTACCTACAGAATAGTCCAGCTAGTTACCTATTTAGCATGCATATTGCTTATTCATTCATACTTTTATGTGCTTTGCCCAGACATTGACGAATGTAAACACAAGGAAACATATCCATGTTATGGAATCTGAATCAATTTGCCTGGGACATTCCATTGCCGGTGTCAAGATGGTGCCTATGGAGATCCATTGATGAAATTGGGATGTGTCAGCGTCAGAACAAAAAGGCCATTTACAGGTAATGATACCATATTTTTATAATCATCATCAATCTATTATTTTTTAAGAATTCAGCTGCCCGAAATTAATGACTTTGTATTTTCGTCTATGATACCATATTTTACAGGTTTGGGAGTAGGTCTTGTGGCTAGTGGCAGCTCAATCATTTTACTTTTAGTGCTCGCTGCCCCGTTTATAGCACGCAAAATGAAGTTAAATAGGGCAAACAATCTGAAAAGAAGATTATTCAAGCAAAATCATGGGTTGCTGTTGCAACAACTAATATCCCAGAAAACAGATTTTGGTGAAAGGATGATCATTCCTTTGTTGGATCTAGAGAAGGCCACAAACAATTTTGATAGAACTCGTGAAGCCGGTGGTGGAGGCCACGGTGTTGTGTATAAAGGAATTTTAGACCTACAGGTTGTCGCCATCAAGAAATCCAAGATCGTTGTACAGAGAGAAATCGATGACTTCATAAACGAGGTTGCAATTCTTTCTCAAATCAACCATAGAAATGTCGTGAAGCTAATCGGATGTTGTCTTGAGACAGAAGTCCCATTACTAGTTTATGAGTTCATTTCGAATGGTACTCTTGATCAACATCTTCATGTTGAAGGCCCAATATCACTGTCATGGGATGATCGAATAAGGATCGCGCTTGATGTTTCTAGAGCTCTATCTTATCTTCATTCAGCTGCATCAATGCCTATTTATCACCGGGATATTAAATCATCCAACATTCTTCTTGATGATAATTTAACAGCAAAGGTATCCGATTTTGGAGCTTCGAGGTACATTCCAATTGACAAAACAGGGGTGACTACAGCTGTGCAAGGAACAATAGGTTACTTAGACCCTATGTACGTATTATACTGGTTGCCTAACAGAAAAGAGTGATGTTTTCAGTTTTGGTGTTTTGCTTGTAGAACTCCTAACTAGAAAAAAACCATGCCTCTACCTTAGTGGTGGCAACGATGGTGTTGGTCTCGTTTCACATTTTGTTTCACTAGTCGCAGAAGGTAACCTTGATGAGATAATAGATCCTCAACTCATAGAAGAGGAAAATGGGGAAGTCCAGGAGGTAGCTACGCTAGCAGCGATGTGCATTAAATTGAAGGGAGAAGAGCAGCCTACAATGAGGGAGGCAGAGATGAAACTTGAAATCCTGAGAGTTAACATGCGTGTGGCACCTGATACTGCTGCACCAAGGAGATATGATGGAGGTCAAGATGGATCTCTATGGATGCCAGCTGAAGGAGTTGTTGTGGAAGCAAGCAGGCAATACACTATGGAGGAAGAAATATTATCGTCTGCAAGTTATCCTCGATGATCTTGCTGCAGTGTCCTTGACAACTCGATGTTCCGCATCTTTGCTTCTAATGCATCGCAAGTGAAATAGTGAGTTGAAGGAAAAAAATAGAAGCATGACAATACAAGCCGCGTGCTTCTTTCTTTGTATTCGAATAAATTATGTATTTTATTAAGGAAACCCTTAGCTACTGGAATCTCCAACCTCTTACTAATGCATATTTCAATGTGTGGTCGTTTTAATTTTGGTTTCATGTCAAATTATTTTAAATTTCAGGAAACTCTTCCATTTCAAATACTTGGATATCAATAGTTTTGGTTTCAGGAAGTAAATCATAACCTTCAATGTGTTTCTATGTTGATTTTTTTAAAGGTTATGTTATATTCTTGTGAGAATACAACTAATTTTGCATTTTGATTGTTGTATAAGATGTAGTGTAGTCTGGACACCTGAAATGCAGGCACTGAAGCCCGCAGTCTGAGTCGGGTTTTTGAACAAGAACCCTAGTTGCATCAAGGGTCTGACCTCTGACGACAggaattggagagaaataaaccTGGAAACATAGCAATTGTGGCGACAGCTTGTTGACGCTACACAGCGGCATGCAGACGGAACGCTGCTGGCCTCCCTCCATCCATGCGAGGCGTCCAAGATACAGCGTATCAGCAAGGTGCAACAGTGTGTCTCGGTCGTCATCGTCATCTCACCAGCGTGCCGTCGTCGTCAAAATAGCCTGAACTGCTCGGCGGCGACAGTGCCAGCACGACGAACCCGAACTGCTCGTTGGTACCCTGCCCTGTTCTTTTCCGGGCGGCACCGATCGATCGCGCGTCGCGGGCGTTCCAGCAGCTCGTGCAGCGGAAGATCGATCTTGGTGGCTCGGGTCGTGTGCGTGGCCGCGTATGCTCCCTGAACTAGACTTATTTCCCCTCGTGCCGTGCCTGGAGAGAAACAGAAATCCTCGGGCAGAGTCCCCATCCTGAACGAACAAGCGTAGGTAGCGCGCGGTTTAGTATCACCTCGGCAGCCGAGCCGCCTTGGGCTGGAGGGGCGCCTACATAAGCAGCGCACAGGGCAGCAGTAAAACTTACTTACCTGGACGGGGTCGACGGCCGATCAAGAAGGGTCGTGGCCTAGGTCAATGACTTGTATTGCACTTGGTGAGCACGTTGACCTATCATCTCCCCTCGTGGGAGAGTGAACGTCATAATTTGTGATAGAGGAGGTACGCGTTCGCGCGGCCTCTGCCAATTCTTATCTTCAAATTTTAGTTCTAAGATAAATCTTTTTACCCGGCACTCTGATTGAGTTTCAAGACCATGCAAAATTATCATGGTGTTCTTTTGAAAACCCGTTGGATGTGGCTCAAAGGCACAATTTCATACTAAATTGGCAATATGTTTCCCTCGATTGATCGCTGTCATGGGCCGGGAGATATATTTGGATTTGAATTATGGTGAAATTGGATCGAATTTTTGCATATATGTTGCTTGGATTAATTTTTAATTTTGTGTAGTTTCTGTTTAACCCTGTTCTGCAGCATCCATGGCTAGATCTTTTCTCACTTGTGAAGTTACTTTTACATGGTAAATTTCTCTGCGTGTTACTCCTTAGGCTAGAGATCATCTCGATTTTGCACCGGTTTCCTTACTGAACACTCTGATCACAGTTAGATAGTTACAACTATATATTTGGTGATGGTTTTCAATTTTGATGAGATGTGGATGAGATTAGTCCTTCTATTTGTAGCTGATCATCTTTTGTTATTAAGGAAACTTTTCCAATTTTAATTATAATATATGGCACTTTATAATATTTGTAAATTGCTTTGGTGCTCATATTCGACAAGAAACATTTCAAAACAACCAAGTGTTAGCAATTCAGCACACGGTTTCAGCCTAGGGGCAGTACAAACGTTTCAACACACAGCTCATACCACAATCTCAGAATGCAAACTCTGACAAGAACTAGGCTGTTGATTCTGTGGCTAGTTTCCCAGAATTTGATTCTGGAGAATCTGCAGATGTAGACATGAAGTGTGCCATAGGCATCGTACTATCTTCACGCTTTACAACCGAGAATTGGTCTTTAGTCTTCATCCTCAACCAAGCTAGGGAACTAAACTGTCTTCATCCTTTACAACCATCGTACTGGCTTCATCCTTTACGGCCAAGAACACCAGTAGGGCAAGCAAGGGGCAACTGAAAGTCATAAGTCCACAGTTGACAAACAGTTGGGATATCAATGACGTCTTGTGTCTGTTGACCTGCCATGCAACAGCCGCCCCTGCACTTTGCGCCCCATTGTAGAACCCGATATACCTACAGTCCTACAGAAAAGAGGTGAAGAGTTTTATTGCGATGTTAAAAAGGTAGGTTTGTCACCAAATCAAAAGTCTTTTGTCGGAGTTAAGAGTTCTTAAACGGAAGTAACATACTATATAGATGAACTTGCACATCTATATCTGGGAAAGATAATTGAATCCTTTTTCATGGAAAAGGGCAGACAAGTTGTAATGTGATAGGTGAGGATTTAGTTTCTTGTCCGGGTAATTGACGGGAAAAAAGAGACAAGGGGAGACGAGACAACAAATTATGAACCAAACATTAGGCATTTTCTTGCCCAACTTGCTTGGCAGGTTAGGCCTTTCATACCCACCTAGTAAGTTGCTCTCTCAAAGAACAATGATCCAGTAGAACGTGGACATTGAGTTAGAATTATTACCTACTGAGGACCTGTGAGTCGTCTGAGAGGGCAGCAATGATCCAGTAGAGGAGGCTCTGGAAGATGGCGTCCAGCAGCCCATAGCTGAAGAAGAGCAGAAATGGGCTAGCGTACCGACGTCCATCCTTGAAATCGATGAGGTCCTCCCACTTTCCGTCCTTGTACCTCAGTTGGGTGGCGAGGCCTCCTCCCCAGATGGCGGTGCCGAGTGTGGCGACGATAATCACCCATATGAATCCCCTCTTCCTCCGGCTCGCAAACCCAAAGTCGAGGAAGTAACCGATGCCGGCGGAGCCGATCATCCATGCACACCCCAGTAGAATACATTGTTAAGGCCCTAGGTGCGGAGCGTGAAGAGGATGCCGTTGACATTGTTGAACTGGTAGGTGTAGAAGAAGTTGCTGTCCCAAGCCGCGGGGAACACAAGAAGCATCTTCCAATTGGTGAAGATCTTAAGGATCTCAGAACCCTCACTGGCTACGGAGGAGTAGGCGACCCCCGCGAGGCCGCGGCCTTGCTCCCATCGTCACGGGTGATCTTGCTAGGCGGTAGGATGAGGAGGGCGAGCGCGCTTCCGAGGAGCATGAACACCATGAATGCGATGTAGGTGCCGTCGTTGACGCTACCGGCATCGCTGCCACGGTGGTAGTTGAGTGAGAAGGGGAAGAGGCCCCCAAAGACGCCTCCAAAATTGTAGAGGCACCAGAAGATGGAGATGTAGGTGCCGCGGCGCTTCGGAGGCGGGTAGGCGGTTATGATTGCACCCTGGGCAGCCCAGAGGAGGCCCGCGCCGGCGCCGAGGATGGCCCCTGCGGCGACGGGAAACGCCATGGAGCGGCAGTGGTTGTAGTAGAGGAAGGAGGCATCGTAGAGCGGGTATGTGAGAACGCCGAGGAGGAGGGTGGTGCGTGGGCCCAAGAGGTTGTGAGCCGCGCCGCCCAAGATGCCGAAGACGGCGAAGCACAGGCGTAGAGGGCGGTGTTGGCATTGTCGGCGACCCTATGGTCAACCTGGCCGCCGCCACCGATGCCCGAGGGCGCGTTGAACATGCCAGGGCAGCAAAAGCACACGAGGCCGATCAGGCACACCTGCGCCAGTGGGGAGTTGGTGCGGAGGAGCCCGCACTTCACCGGCGTCGGCGACGACCGATGCCCCTCTTCCACCACCTCCGGCTGCGGCGTCACAACCGCACCAGGCATTTTTGGCCTTGTGCACTAGCAATTTTGATAAACCCCACCGTGCTCAAGATAAAGGGTACGGTTAGATCGATCTATAACTTGGAGCTACGTAATGAGAGAACAGACTTCCATGGATGCAGCAGAACTATTCGTATGTATAGAGAGAAAGAGAAGCACACCCACGGAGTAGAAAAGGAAACGAATGGAAGAAAGAGCTAGGGAATGAAAGTAGATGCTGACCAGTCATGAGTCGTGATAGAATGCACTGCGTGGACTTGACTAAGTTTTGATTAATTACAAAGCTATCAATTTGTCTCAACAAACAACATGCAATTTAGTTTTCGTTTTCACTTTTTTCTGCATTGTTCGGTTTTTGGTACGGATATTTGTGTCATATATTACAATTTTCTTCAGGAGCGTGCGTCACACTACTATATATATTGATAGATGTATATTTCTACATCTAACCGCAGTGATATACATAATTGGTGGCTTGAAAGTAATGGATTTTATTAAAGCAATAAAAAACATAGATTAAAATCGCGGGAGAAACGATTTCGCGGCGGCCTCTCCCAGCAGCTATAGCGGCCGTCATAGCGGGCAATCGCGGCAAATAGCGGAAATTTTTCTGGTGGGGGAGATGATTCTGGAGGGATTTGTTGATTGTTGAGCCATTTATAGGGGTATGTGGAGGATTTCGCGGCAGCAGCCATAGCGTAGCGGCGAGGCTCCTGGGCATCTATAGCGCAGCTATCGCGGCTATTTCGCGGGCTATTTTAATCTATAAAAAATCAAATTTTCTACTTCATAACAATATTTTTGTTGGCAAAAGGTTTCCCACTAAACCACAGACCGTTGAAAAACAATCGCTCCTTGTTTCCAGAAATGTTCCGTACCGCAAAAAACGTTGTTTGTTCCCAAAATTGTTCCTTCCACAAAAGACTAAAATATTATCTCTTCACAAAAAGATATTCATTCTTAAAAAAAATGTACTTTTTCTTCATAAAAAAATATACCTTCAGAAAAAGATGTTCCTTCAAATTGTTCCCTTCACAAAAGGTGTTTCTTCTTCATAAAGAAATGTACATTTTCTTCAAATATTTCATGTTAGATGTATATTGGATGAACTAGGGATGCAATTTTTTGGCCCTCAAGGTAACTTTGACCCTCCCTAGTTTATCCAAATTAACTAAATTTTATAAAACTGTAGTTTATTTAGTTGAAGTAAAAAGGGTCGGAAAATAGCCTAAATGTACAAATTTGCACGCGTAGGATGGACAATTCTAGAAATAAACCTTCCACCAATGTGGTCTTTGGGGATATATGCTCATCACAAGTGATACTGTTTTGAGGTAACCACCTATGATAATGTTATCAGTGACCATTTTCCCAAAAAAAAAATGCTATCAGTGACCAAGGTGTTGCATTTCGAACAGGTTCTTTTTTTAGTAGTGTTATTACAAATATATAATTATGTGGGTAGAAATATTTAATATTTAATTTACTCATCTAGGTCCGTCAACTCTTAGTCTTACAACCGAAAATACATGTGTACTGCAGAGAATTGTATTTATGTTTTTGTGTAGAATCAAATGTCTTTATCAAAGATATATGTTCTGCCCTCGCAAAAAAAGAAAGATATATGTTCTCGACAACTAGAATATCAAGGCTGAAGACTTGAATAATCTTACCAGTGTTTTGTAGCCAGCAACAATTCTAGAGACAGGTACAGCCACCCATGTCGAAGAGGAAGAGAAGATATTTTATCTCAATAGCATTTTACGGAAGATTCGTCCTGCCCACCACAATATGACGTCCATTTCCTAAAAACAAAATGACGTCGTATTAACCCACGGACTTAGAGGTAAAGACTTGAATAGTCTTACTTGG
The sequence above is a segment of the Aegilops tauschii subsp. strangulata cultivar AL8/78 chromosome 6, Aet v6.0, whole genome shotgun sequence genome. Coding sequences within it:
- the LOC109770140 gene encoding wall-associated receptor kinase 4-like, whose product is MSARLAPLATAMLCAVVAALLLLPAPPSLGAEEEAATSRSNCTTHCGNISIPYPFGVEPGCYHDSGFNLTRNQSYSPPQLFLGDGTVQVLDIDLPNGTVRINSKPLEIPYGDNGKVSRRTWRAGGLGYAADGPYFVAGAGRNNLVALGCNFQVVLLGENNNLVSSCSPFCPGTGYKDTDTCSGITCCQATILEGRASYGLLVQRVGFGYYRSWLNVLIMESDYLLNVTDYSYDQYTVPSMAGRSTAPYVIPMGCHLPAAVITASVLTTPQILIKVLFMVMRINGITAVIQIIKIGVATRSTSSLHQELSDLNLESLHHAISTNVIIQTSIHVTAIAETHTEDMIASALLASWAMFLHQMDVKTLTNVNTRKHIHVMESESICLGHSIAGVKMLPEINDFVFSSMIPYFTGLGVGLVASGSSIILLLVLAAPFIARKMKLNRANNLKRRLFKQNHGLLLQQLISQKTDFGERMIIPLLDLEKATNNFDRTREAGGGGHGVVYKGILDLQVVAIKKSKIVVQREIDDFINEVAILSQINHRNVVKLIGCCLETEVPLLVYEFISNGTLDQHLHVEGPISLSWDDRIRIALDVSRALSYLHSAASMPIYHRDIKSSNILLDDNLTAKVSDFGASRYIPIDKTGVTTAVQGTIELLTRKKPCLYLSGGNDGVGLVSHFVSLVAEGNLDEIIDPQLIEEENGEVQEVATLAAMCIKLKGEEQPTMREAEMKLEILRVNMRVAPDTAAPRRYDGGQDGSLWMPAEGVVVEASRQYTMEEEILSSASYPR